One genomic segment of Arthrobacter sp. NicSoilB8 includes these proteins:
- a CDS encoding metalloregulator ArsR/SmtB family transcription factor, which produces MDEFSDFRAPLYEVKANLFKGLAHPVRIRVLELLSAAPEVSVTDMLAATGLEASHLSQHLSVLRRYHLVKGERRALQMFYSLAYPQVADLLSVARLLLNDMLHTTREQLEHSEATSPAATSPLAAAAGSSR; this is translated from the coding sequence ATGGACGAGTTTTCGGATTTCCGGGCACCGTTATATGAAGTGAAGGCCAATCTTTTCAAGGGTCTGGCGCATCCCGTGCGGATCAGGGTGCTGGAGCTGCTCTCCGCGGCGCCCGAGGTGTCGGTCACTGACATGCTCGCCGCAACAGGTCTGGAGGCCTCGCATCTGTCCCAGCACCTGTCCGTGCTGCGCCGTTACCACTTGGTGAAGGGCGAACGCAGGGCGCTGCAGATGTTCTATTCCCTGGCGTACCCGCAGGTCGCTGACCTGCTGTCCGTGGCACGGCTGCTGCTCAACGACATGCTGCACACGACCCGCGAGCAGCTCGAACATTCCGAGGCCACATCTCCGGCCGCTACTTCCCCGCTGGCTGCCGCCGCCGGCAGCTCACGATGA
- a CDS encoding SulP family inorganic anion transporter — protein sequence MKALTSARALLPGRRDYADLPRTWKGDLIAGVTVGIVALPLALAFGVSSGAGAASGLITAVIAGVIAAVFGGSNIQVSGPTGAMVVVLGPVIATKGIGALAAVTVLAGVIVVAAGLLKLGRIVTLLPWPVIEGFTLGIAMIIFLQQVPAAFGVKAGPSSNAAVSAAQGLGTLSPAAVLAPAALVVLVAVIMIAAPRIHPQIPGSLIAIIVASIAAQVLDLPVARIGTLPDSLPAPVLPSLDWGTVTALAAPAATIAALAAIESLLSARVAASISDTGPYDADRELLGQGLASVASGFFGGMPATGAIARTAVNIRSGGRTRLAAVTHALVLLAVVYLATGPVARIPLAALAGVLMVTATRMVSPTTLRSVIGSTRADTVVFFVTALITVSFDLIEAVAIGIAVASFFALRALVKSSGVHREEIPGPVQNGDEHIAVFRLDGALFFAAAERVLDRVSAIRNVDVVIIRMSQLQVLDATGARVITDIVNALERRGITVLIKGIQERHLALVTKVGVLESLRHHKHLFAELPPAVEHARSHVARARAARIAELPAQDKAPDAGQDPDRGPVAAATPGRTTVR from the coding sequence ATGAAGGCCCTGACCTCGGCCCGGGCGCTTCTGCCCGGCCGGAGGGACTATGCGGACCTGCCCCGCACCTGGAAAGGGGATCTTATCGCAGGGGTCACCGTGGGTATCGTCGCGTTGCCGCTGGCGCTGGCCTTCGGGGTCAGTTCCGGCGCCGGAGCGGCCAGCGGACTGATTACCGCCGTGATCGCCGGGGTGATCGCCGCCGTGTTCGGCGGATCGAATATTCAGGTCTCGGGCCCGACCGGCGCGATGGTCGTGGTTCTGGGCCCGGTCATCGCAACAAAGGGCATCGGCGCCCTGGCAGCCGTGACGGTCCTCGCCGGGGTCATCGTGGTCGCCGCCGGGCTTCTCAAACTCGGCCGCATCGTCACGCTCCTTCCCTGGCCGGTGATCGAGGGCTTCACCCTCGGCATTGCCATGATTATCTTCCTGCAGCAGGTCCCCGCCGCGTTCGGCGTCAAGGCCGGACCAAGCAGTAACGCCGCCGTATCGGCCGCACAGGGCCTCGGCACACTGTCCCCGGCAGCCGTCCTTGCCCCCGCGGCACTGGTGGTCCTGGTCGCCGTCATCATGATCGCTGCCCCCCGGATCCACCCGCAGATCCCGGGTTCGCTGATCGCGATCATCGTCGCCAGCATCGCCGCCCAGGTTCTGGACCTTCCGGTGGCCCGGATCGGTACCCTGCCCGACTCGCTGCCCGCACCCGTCCTGCCCTCACTGGACTGGGGCACCGTGACCGCGCTGGCAGCACCGGCCGCGACCATCGCGGCCCTGGCAGCAATCGAGTCGCTGCTCTCGGCCCGGGTCGCCGCGTCGATCTCCGACACCGGACCCTACGACGCCGATCGTGAACTCCTGGGCCAAGGCCTGGCATCCGTCGCATCCGGGTTCTTCGGGGGCATGCCCGCCACCGGGGCCATTGCCCGCACCGCAGTGAACATCCGCTCCGGCGGCCGGACCCGGCTCGCCGCCGTCACCCATGCCCTCGTCCTGCTGGCCGTGGTCTACCTCGCCACCGGCCCGGTCGCGCGCATCCCGCTCGCCGCCCTGGCCGGGGTCCTGATGGTCACTGCCACGCGCATGGTCTCCCCCACCACGCTGCGCAGCGTCATCGGCTCGACGCGGGCCGACACCGTCGTGTTCTTCGTCACCGCGCTGATCACCGTCTCCTTCGACCTCATCGAGGCAGTCGCAATCGGCATCGCCGTTGCCTCGTTCTTCGCCCTGCGCGCCCTGGTCAAGTCCAGCGGCGTACACCGGGAAGAGATCCCCGGCCCCGTCCAGAACGGGGACGAACACATCGCCGTGTTCCGGCTCGACGGGGCCCTGTTCTTCGCCGCCGCCGAACGCGTCCTGGACCGGGTCAGCGCTATCCGCAATGTCGACGTCGTCATCATCCGCATGTCCCAGCTCCAGGTCCTGGACGCAACAGGGGCCAGGGTCATCACCGACATCGTCAACGCCCTCGAACGCCGCGGCATCACCGTGCTGATCAAAGGCATCCAGGAGCGCCACCTGGCCCTGGTCACCAAGGTCGGCGTCCTGGAATCCCTGCGCCACCACAAACACCTGTTCGCGGAATTGCCCCCGGCCGTGGAACACGCCCGCAGCCACGTCGCCCGCGCCCGG